DNA from Musa acuminata AAA Group cultivar baxijiao chromosome BXJ1-5, Cavendish_Baxijiao_AAA, whole genome shotgun sequence:
TATGTTGCAAGCTGACTCCTTTACAACTCGAACTCTATAATCATTTTGTACAATCAAAAAATGTGAGAAGACACCTACCTTGCATTGTCATTATGCTAATTAGTAATAAACTTTACTAAGAAAATCTTATTTTTCATATATGAATTTTATAGGTTAAGCATGTTATAGCTGAAGAGATGAAGCAATCCAAAATTCTAGCATATATAACTGCTCTTAAGAAGCTATGCAATCATCCAAAGGTAAATATTAATTTTTGCAAGACTGGTGCAAGGCTTTataaaactattactacaagagaaATAATAAGAGCTGATTTCATATCTTCGATATGCAGTTGTTCCACAAGTGATTCTTTGTTGTTCTATTATTCTATATGATGATGGTTGTTCaatttgttctgcctcctacctgGTGGCACACATTTAATGTAGGAATGTCATAAAAAATTACGTTTAGTGCAAGGCTTTTAATCTCTCTCCAATACTAGTTTAGTAATCGACCAGACCAGCTGGTACTGATATACTAACCCAAACCGCTTGGTATCATTcagtataataataaaaaaatataatcaaaagTATTGTATTGGTATTGAGCTCCATGTCTCAATACTAATAATTTGTCAAATTAGTAAGTACCAATATGTTATTCAACTAATTCATTGATAATTGCTATTAATATGGATGTTTCATTAGGTCATATATAATGATCATAGGCTCCTAATATTCAAAGTACAAAGTATATATCATCAAAAGACACTTTTAGGTCATTAAACAATCATGTACACTTTTTTGGTTATTTATTATTACCCTATGATCTCTATTCCTCGTTTTGTTCAGCTCATCTATGATTCTATTAAAAGTGGAAGTTCAGGAATGTCAGGTTTTGATGACTGCATACGCTTCTTTCCTACAGAATTATTTTCTGGAAGGTATTATCAGCGGTGtcctttttttatcataaaaacaagatgttgtatttcttttacTTGATTTTGAGTTTTGTTTGGGTAGATCTGGATCATGGACTGGTGGTGGTGGAATATGGGTGGAACTGTCAGGAAAAATGCATGTCCTAGCAAGGTTACTTGGCCAGCTTCGTAAAAATACTGATGACCGCATTGTTCTTGTATCCAACTACACTCAGGTATtgttgggacattatggcttgttAGCATCATTATTGTAATATCCAACTCACTCAAGTGATTAAGAACTTATCTCACTAAAATTGTCAGACTTAGTTGCTTCTGTCTTACCTAGTTAATGCTTGAAGAAATATTAAATGCTAGGGAAGCATATTGAGATGTAACTATCTCTCTAATAGAATATAAAACATAGCCCATTGAGCTGGcatcaatatatagattattgAAGCAATGCTAGACAGTTGCTTAATTTACTCGATGTTTTTTTAGTCCTGCAGACTAACATGCTTATCATTCACTGTCAAACACTAATAAATATAACATAAGATATTATTGATACGTCAAAGTAGATCCTGTGCTTTTTTTAGCATAGAGGTTACttcattttgttagttgatgcCTTAGTTTTTTTAATGTGGGATTTATATGTACTGATGCTTTGGTCAAGAAGCTTGCATACATTGATCCTCCTTAGACTTCACATTAGCGGTTCACCTTTATTTTATTATATGCACTAATGCTTTAATATGAAGTTGCTCAAGAAGTTTCTACATTTCTAGGTCCCTAAGTAATTACTGGAAGTGATTTTTTAATTTTCCTCCTTTGTCCAAAGGgtaatgtaaatatttttttgtgcTAGCTAATGTTTCTCCTAGTGATTGCATTGGTTTTGAAGAATACGCCTGATACTTGTATATTGACCAACTTAGATTTGATGCACTAAGGAGGCTCCATAGTGAAGGAAGTTTGACACTTTAGGAAGTCAAATAAAATGATGAAGTGGTAATGCTCTGTCTTACATATGAGTGTAGTGGCCACGAAACAAAATGCTTGTCACCAAGGATTGCATCGATGCCGGAGAATATACCTACAAGTGGTACTATACATTGACCAACATAGCGTTGATGGACCAAGGAGGCTCCACAGTTAAGAAAGTTCTGTAGCCAtagaataaaatttttttttttggctcacTGCTTTTATTGGATAGACAAACCTCTCTTTTGAATATGGTTACCATATATGTATGCACTAGTTATTGTCAttttttgtagaaactttaccatTGGTCCTACTACATCCTAATTGTCTTTAGTTCTctattataaaattttgaataaacTTGTTTGTGCAAATGCTTCTGTTTCTCCATCTTGCCTTGTCTTATAGTGCATTATGGTTGCAACATTAGTTGTTTGTTCATTGATCCTGATGTTTTGAAATCCTTTCAGACATTGGATCTGTTTGCTCAATTGTGCCGAGAAAGAAGGTATCCTTTTTTGAGGCTTGATGGAACTACATCCATTGGAAAGCGGCAAAAGTTGGTCAATCGTTTTAATGATCCATCTAAAGtgagtaattattttctttttttctgtttTGACATGTAGTCATTACACCGACTTTGATTATGTAGTTGTTCTGGCATTTTCCTGGCAGGATGAGTTTCTGTTTCTTCTAAGTAGCAAAGCTGGCGGCTGTGGACTTAATTTGATTGGTGGAAATCGCCTGGTCCTTTTTGATCCTGACTGGAACCCTGCTAATGACAAACAGGTATTCTTTTTCCCTGAGCGACTTCCTTTATACCTGTTACAATAAGTTGATAATATTCAGGGTATATGCTTGTTTCCTTCCCCAAGGCTGCAGCAAGAGTCTGGAGGGATGGGCAGAAGAAGCGAGTCTACATCTACAGGTTCTTGACCACAGGAACCATTGAAGAAAAGGTTTGGACCTTTTGATTTGTAACATTGTAATAATTCTAGGCCACTGTATAGTTTATCATTGTATTATTTCTATAATGCTTTGGTTGCATAGATTTACTATGGACTATAAGTCTACTCTTCTAAGTGATTATTGATATTAATATAATCTTTTGCAGGTCTACCAGCGTCAGATGTCGAAAGAAGGACTTCAGAAAGTTATTCAAAAGGAACAAGCAAATAGTCAGATGCCACAGGTATAAATTTGCTACGTTTTACTTCCCTTACAATGCATAGTACTTGAGATATTCATCTTTACAGGGGAGTCATCTGTCAAAAGAAGATCTGCGTGATCTTTTCACTTTTCATGAGAATGTCAGGTAATTTGTACATCTAATTTGAATATTGTCTTATAACCAGGTTGATGAAATGACTTAAATTTTAGTTATATAATGTTTTTAAATCAGTACAGGTTAGTATTTCTGCTGCAAAACTATTATGCTAAACAGTTAGAAGGGTAGAAAAACTTTCCAGGCAATGAGCATTAATAGTAATGTTACTCTAGTATTTTTCAATTCTTGCATTTGACTGGGGTTAGATCAATCATTATTGATGAACAtatttttattcttgccattctaCTTGTATTTAACATGTAAATATTTATACTTGGTCGATACATGCAAAAGAAGATAATGGATGTTTGAGTCGACCGAGGAAAGTGAGAGGAAAGACAGACATTGGTAAAAAAATGAGAAAATGGTGCCTCTGTTACTTTAAAAAATGTTGCTCTTGGCAGAGCTGATTTGAGAAAGGCTTCATTCAACCACAAATGATAGAGGATTAAAGCTTTCAACATTGTTTGTGCATATTCAAATGCTTCGTTGGTGAAAACCACATGCAAGTACATTCAGTGAGTTTTAAAATGTTTGGTGTGTATCAGTTAACGACTAAATCAGTTGCTATAATTTCTCATAGGTCTGAGATTCATGAAAATATGAACTGTGCACGCTGCAAAGAAGATGGTCTGATGGCAGTGAATAACATTGTCAATGAGATAGAGGACGATGACAGTGGAGATTCATGTGATGGAAAGCAAAAGCTAAGTGGATTAGTAAATGACATTGGCGGATTTGCTGAAATTGCTGGATGCTTGCAAAAGTTGACAAGCTCCCAGAGACAGGTTACTCTTACATAAATGTTCATAATTTTTCTTAAGCAAATTGTAGCTATTTTCTTAGAATGTTTGTTCACTTTGCTTTTTTCAGCTTGGAACCCCGTCTGAAGAAGATTTAGGAAGCTGGGGCCATCATTCAAACCCTGCAACAGTACCTGATTTAATTCTTCAATCGGCAGCTGGTGATGAGGTGTGTTGTGATATAACAGCTTGGATGAACATGCATAAATCTTTTTGATGGCTTAGCAAGATTCATGATTGCAATGAAGGTTTAAAAGTCAGTTAAATATCAGTCACAAGTGTTCATCGGTCCAGTACTGAACCAATGTATTTAACGGCATATCAACTTGCACCGTCTAGTATcgttaaaaaagaataaaaagataaaatatcaattgATTCTGAAATATATAGTTAAACATTGGTTCTTTGGATTGGTAAATTGATTCGTATAGATATGATCTAGTATTTGAAGCCTTAACTGTAGCAAATGTCATAGGTTTCTGCAGTATTTAATTTACAGCTCCTTGATATTTTTCCTTCTAACTTGTAGGATGAAACAAAACTGTAGAATAACCTGAAATAACTGTAGAATATTTTTCCTTCTTTGTTTGTATTGCagtttatataatatatttatctttttggaaaaaaaacCTGAAATTTTATTTGCAGGTGCATAAGCGCGAGAAGCCTTTCCCTGTACTTGCACAGTGAATTGAAAGTGGCCATTGTTTTGACTACTGTTAACTACTCTGATGACTTCCACTGCTAAAGCTCAACGATTTGCTAACATGACTTGGAATCATAATTGCAGGTCACATTTGTTTTCACTAATCAAGTGGATGGAAAACTTGTTCCAGTTGAATCAGGAGTAAGATCCACTCAGCATTTAGATAACCAAAAGTATGAGAAGAAAGATGGGAAATCAATGTTCTTGCCTATGCAAATTAAGCAACAATCTACAAAATCCAATGGAAACACTTGCCTGAAGAGTTTCAGCGGCCTAGACACTCCCCTGTCAAAAGAACCCAAGTCGATGAAAACGATGAAAACATTGCGGAAGTCGCATTTGCTTAAGAAGTCTAACGTCTCTTTTGGTGACCAATCCTCCCTCAAAAGGATGCCTATTGCTTCTTGTTTATCTGATGATGATTTCACATAAATCTACAGATCTGGCATCTTGTTGAACATACAGTCATCTAGGAGACCATCCCAAAGTTGGCATAGCTGGCTAGATGCTTCTATCGGAATTTGGAAAGATAAGCACGGAGAAGAAGGAAACCAGAAGAGCTGTCCTGGTTAAGCATATTTTCCGAAGAAATAAAGCTGCAGGTTCTTCTGGCTTCTCTTCAACATTATTGCCAAATGAATTTGCTTTTCTGCCTGTATCTGTCATAAAATAAGGCCTCTGATCCTTGAATCGTTATACAAATACACTCGAGTTTGTGCTGTGCCAAACTATGATCGATTGCAACGTGACAAGTCATTCCCTTTGTAATAGTTGAGCTTTTGACAATTGGGCTCATCTAAAGGATCCAGGTCGCCCCGGGGTTTTGACCACCGCACAAGGTCTCTTTACCCGTTTATAAGTAGGCATAAAACCGGTAAAAGGAAAAGCATCGCAGTGGTATTATTGTCtagttgattttattttattacatTTAATTGTGTACAAGCAAGTTCGTGAGTCAGTATTATTTGATTGCTTTGTTACTGTGAGTTAGTTTCTGTTTGAAGTTGTATTTTATTCCTCCCATACAGGTGTAGGCAACGTTCATTATTCTATTCGGGTTTGGTCAGATGAGCTCACTCTGCCTAACTCTGACAAGTGGACGATCCTCATTCATTGGTACACTGTTTCCCATAAACAAGTTATAGAGAGGCCGTCAACGTTTCTTTGTTGGTAAGATCGAGACGTAATCCATGGATCATAGAGGGAACTCCTCTCACTTGTCTTATCTTTACCTACTGATCCTTCATGCAATCCATCATTTCCCTTTGGATTCTTTCTCCCTTCTTGCATCATAACCAAAAGGTCTTACGAAAGAAATCTTTTTGCGGAAATTAAAGAAAAGAACAGAGTGTGGAACTTGAAGGAGACATTGTTCTTATCGTTTCTTTTTCCTTCCATCTGGACGAAGCTCGAAATCACGATTCTACCACTCCCTCCCGCCACAGATCCCGGTGAGCAGCAGCATCGGAGCCGTCGCAAATACTCCACACGCCGCCGTCGCCGCTCCGCAGCCGGAGCAGGTGGTAGCACCCTCCCGTCCGCGAACAGAGCCTCGCCGCCCACTGCCACGTGCTCCGCGGGGCCGCCGAAGTCGTAGATCCCCTCCGCCCCGTCGCTACCTCCGGCCATCCGCCGCTCCCTTTGGAGGAACTCTCCCAGAGAGGTCGGCCCCGCCATGTCGTTCCCGCACAGCCGCCACAAGCGCCTCCTCCCCCAGCGGACGCGCCGCCGCCGCTTCTCCGCTGCCCTCGGCTTCGGCCTCCTCTCCGCTTCCCCGGCGGTGGTTCCTCCGCCGCCACCGTGCTCCCGCCACGACGGAAGCCTCATCGAGTGGGCAGCGGCCTCGGCGTAGGTGACGCCCATCAGGCTCCCCAGCGTCGTGCTCCGGTCGGGGAAGAAGGACGCCGTTGACTGCGTCATCAGCAACGGATAACGAGTTCATCACTACAAAACCAAACTCGAAGGCAGTCCTCTGCCGCTTTCTCTTACCTCGGTGTCGAGATCGGAGGAGGAAATAGAGTCGTCGGAGGGAGACGAAGGGATGAGATAGGTGTCCGGATCCATGGCTCCGTAGAAGTTTCCTGGACAGAAATAGAGGCGCAGGAGGACGACGAGATGGAACGGAGGATTGAAAGAGACGAGACGATggtggagaagaagagaggagtggGGCATGAAATGACAGGACTGGCCTTGATGCTCGAGGGCTCGCAGTCACTGCATGGGCGATGACGTACGACGCGGGGCGTCTGAACACTTTTAGGTCAGCTGATTTGGACGTCATTGGATTAATGGCGTTTGTTTTCGTTGACTAGTCCAAGAAAACAAGCAAACTGATCGACCACAGGAGATTCCACAGTGCATGCGCATGACATCAATTGCTTGTCGTACTAAAATTCATGATTGAAATAAGAGAAAAAAGGGATAAAATTATTTGtctcatttattttaattaagtATCCTATCATTTGTCTCATTTCTAACACTGCAATCAATagctttttttttcaaaaaaaagaaaaaaaaatatattaaaaaactaAGCTGAATGGATACATCCAACTAACAAACCAAAAAAGACAAATAGAAAGATAAACTTTCTTCCCAGAAGAAGACAGATGTTCTAAAATCCATCAAGAAGGTTCTAAGAAGATGACAAATGTCTTGAAGTAGGATCCCAAGTTGTTTAGCCGTCAGCAACCCTTTCTCTTCCTGTAGTCGTTTCACAGAAAAATATATCCCCTTTAGAAAGATTCATAAATCCACAAAATAAATATTAAGCAGTATAATGAATCCAATTCCTCCGTTGTCTTTTTGATCTCAGGAGCTATCACTATTGAGTTTACACCAATCCTCATGTTTGTAACTTATGTGATGCATCGGGAGTTGATACTGTTTGATCCTATTCCAAATTGTTTAGATGACTTCTAGAGGGAGAGATAGAGCGATAAGAGCGATGTAAGGGCTGGAGAGGATGATTTCAAGATTATCGTCGAGCCCTCGGAGTTGTCGTGAGGTGGAGCCGAAGTAGATTTGATCTTCGTTGAGATCTTGCATAACAGGTCAGTGTTAGGGGATTCCCGACTCGATCCCTCCATTGCTTAAATTAGTAGATAAATGATAGATCATTCTTTCATGGGATTGGGGACCGACCTTTATACCTGTGAAGCTGACAGGAGGGGATTGCAACTGGTGAGGATTGATTATACCTTTTTTCGGTGTGATCGTGTGAGCAACCAACTCGTACACCTTCAACAGCATGGGTCGACCCGGCTCTTGTAGTGTGGCATCGATTAGTGCAATCCCGTGCGACGCGAAGTTGACGAGGGACGATTGAGAGAGCACTATCCACTATCTCAACCATTTTCTACGGATGAAACTGTGACTAATATTAGAATATTCCCTATCACCACCAAAGGATCCCAAGTAACTAGGATTCAATTTACCCTATCACTGTTTTCAGATAAAAGAGTCTTCATGGAGCATGAAATAAAGCTACAACTTGATAGAAAATGGAGGAATAGTACCACTGGATATTAAAAAGTTTGTCATTAaactattttcaaataaagactATAAAATTTGAAGGCATCATTGCAGTTAAGTGAGTCTCCCTTCCTATGCCAATCATCAGAATCTCAGGTATCAAAATATAAGAAAGTGGTACCAAATTTGTTTTGAACCCAGTCCCACACCAATCTGGCATGATTGCAGGGGAAGAAAAGATGAACAACACACACTCAGAAGAAGTATCAATCTCAAAAGCAAGCAATCTATCATAAGTTAGCTGCTACAATTTATAGGCTTTCAGCAGAAAAACTTTAATCTGGAGGACCATAAGAAGCCTCCACAGATTGCCACTCATCTCAAAATCCTGTAGAATCCGACTTACAGGATTGAAGGAAATGGAATGCAGGTTTGGCTGAGGCTTTACCACGCAGAATCAATAGCATAAATGCATCACAATAGCCTCAAACTCTAAGCTCCAAAAGTTCTAAATCGGATGAGGTTCTTGTAATTTATTGACAAGCTTACATTTCTTGCATCAAACATGGATTCCAATAACTTATTTTTACATCAATGCCTCAACTCAAAGACCAAACAATTAATGACATGCAACTGCAAAAGAATGATACATGGCTCTGCAACACATGccgaaagagaaggaaagaaaaagcCCTGCTATCCATCTGCTGTGTTCATGTCTTTCTTCAGAACAAGGTTTCCTGATTCATTCCTGGTGAAGAGCTTGTCAACCAATTCATCCCACTTGGTTCTGCCACTAGATTTTGAACCATTGCTTGAAGTTGTGCCTTCCTGACCTTGAGAAGGCGCAGCGCCGGTGACCTCACTGTGGTCTCCTGTTGCGGCCACCACAGCATGCGGTATGTCCAAGGTCACTGCTCTTTCCAGCGCGTtcttgtgttcttgctcaagaCTCAGATTCCTACTCATTTTTTGTTCTGGTGGAGCGGTTTTGGGCACCATATCCTTCAGCAGCTGCAACATAACCAGCTTTCAGAACTCTTCAAACTTCTGAAACATAGTCTAGTGTTAACAAGAAGGCAACTAACAATTCATCGTTGATAAATCTAGTGTGTGCAATCCTTATTTTAACATGGTTCAGATACATGGTTTTCACTGTTTACTCCTAAATTTGAGATGGTCCGGTTGAGTGATCGCCATAAAAAACTCTACCCTGTTGATGC
Protein-coding regions in this window:
- the LOC103985992 gene encoding uncharacterized protein At3g17950 — translated: MPHSSLLLHHRLVSFNPPFHLVVLLRLYFCPGNFYGAMDPDTYLIPSSPSDDSISSSDLDTESTASFFPDRSTTLGSLMGVTYAEAAAHSMRLPSWREHGGGGGTTAGEAERRPKPRAAEKRRRRVRWGRRRLWRLCGNDMAGPTSLGEFLQRERRMAGGSDGAEGIYDFGGPAEHVAVGGEALFADGRVLPPAPAAERRRRRVEYLRRLRCCCSPGSVAGGSGRIVISSFVQMEGKRNDKNNVSFKFHTLFFSLISAKRFLS